TCCCAAGCTTTATGCCATGTTGCGCATGTTCGCACTAACGTTTCGTTCATCCGCGCGCCCGTCGTTTTCGCTGCCCTGTCTGTTTTGGGACCGCGATCGGTCAACGGTCGTGGCCATGTCATCTCTCTCACCCAGACGAAGGGCCGCCATCCTGCAAATGATCTCCATGCTGAGGGTGACAACGTATTGAGCACTCCTTCACCCCCCAATCCCCGCCTGCGCGCCGCTCAGTATCACTGTGTTGTTCACGGTTATCACTCCCTGCATGAAAATTATGTGGCCTCTATCTTACCAGCAAATCCGATCACCGTCCACCAAGCGCATTGATTCTTGTTCAACGCAGCAGGCGTGTGCTATAAACACGCCCTCGCACAAAGGCACGTTATGCTTCGATTCGGCAATTTCCGCAAGCAGCGAGAAAAAGACACGGAAATCAGCATCATTGTCGGCGGGAAACGCTACGCTCAACCTGGCACAGCGCCCGGGACGCTTCGCCCGCCGCCAGTAAAACGCGTTGAGCGGGTCCGCATCCGCGTGATTGATTACAACGCAGACTGCTTTGATGAGCGGGAGGTGCAGACGCTCGACGAATGTATGGCCTATCGTGAGAAGCCGACCGTGACGTGGATTGACGTAACCGGCGTGCACGACATTGAGCTCATCCAGCAACTAGGCCAGAAGTTCGGCCTGCACTCACTTGCGCTGGAAGACGTGGTGAACACTGGCCAACGGCCCAAAATTGACGAGTATGATGATCACTTTTTCATCGTGCTTCGTGAATTGCAGTGGCAAGAAGGATTGATCGCCGATCAGATCAGTCTATTTTTCGGCGAGAAATTCGTCATCACCATTCAAGAGCTCGAAGGTGACGTTTTCGATCCTGTGCGCGAACGCCTGCGACGCGGGCGCACGCGCATCCGACAGCTTGGCGCCGATTATCTGGCCTATGCCTTGCTCGACAAACTGGTGGACGAAATGTTCCCTATCCTGGAACTGTATGGCGAGCGTTTGGAAGACCTCGAAGATGGACTTATCGAACGTCCAACGCGAGCATTGCTCCACGAAGTGCATCGTATTCGACGTGATCTGGTCGTCATGCGCCGCACGGTCTGGCCTGAACGTGAGGTCGTCAACATCCTGCTGCGAGAAGACTCTCACCTGATTAGCGCAGAAACGAAGCTCTATCTGCGCGACGTCTACGACCACACGGTGCAGATCGTCGAAATCATCGAAACC
This portion of the Blastocatellia bacterium genome encodes:
- the corA gene encoding magnesium/cobalt transporter CorA, encoding MLRFGNFRKQREKDTEISIIVGGKRYAQPGTAPGTLRPPPVKRVERVRIRVIDYNADCFDEREVQTLDECMAYREKPTVTWIDVTGVHDIELIQQLGQKFGLHSLALEDVVNTGQRPKIDEYDDHFFIVLRELQWQEGLIADQISLFFGEKFVITIQELEGDVFDPVRERLRRGRTRIRQLGADYLAYALLDKLVDEMFPILELYGERLEDLEDGLIERPTRALLHEVHRIRRDLVVMRRTVWPEREVVNILLREDSHLISAETKLYLRDVYDHTVQIVEIIETYRDIVGGMLEVYLSSVSNRMNEVIKVLTIISTIFIPLTFIVGIYGMNFNTDVSPWNMPELNWYYGYPAVMLVML